In Ectothiorhodospiraceae bacterium 2226, a single window of DNA contains:
- a CDS encoding accessory factor UbiK family protein: MDLKMFDDLARRVLQAVPSGAELKADVDKNVRQALRSGLAQLDVVTREEFDVQMEVLARTRAKLEALEAKVMELEARLLPTAAPNKSTKTSGKAAPKAAPKSDS; this comes from the coding sequence ATGGATTTGAAGATGTTTGACGACCTGGCGCGGCGGGTACTGCAAGCCGTCCCCTCGGGGGCGGAGCTCAAGGCCGATGTGGACAAGAACGTGCGCCAGGCGCTGCGCAGCGGCCTGGCCCAGCTCGACGTGGTCACCCGCGAGGAGTTCGACGTGCAGATGGAAGTGTTGGCGCGCACCCGCGCCAAGCTCGAGGCCTTGGAGGCGAAGGTGATGGAGCTGGAGGCACGGCTGCTTCCGACCGCGGCTCCCAACAAGAGCACCAAGACCTCGGGCAAGGCGGCCCCCAAGGCCGCCCCCAAGTCCGATAGCTGA
- a CDS encoding P-II family nitrogen regulator, giving the protein MKMVVAIIKPFKLDDVREALSDIGVQGITATEVKGFGRQKGHTELYRGAEYVVDFLPKVKLEVAVETSQVDSVLEAIVKAAQTGKIGDGKIFVFDLEQAIRIRTRETGADAL; this is encoded by the coding sequence ATGAAAATGGTGGTGGCGATCATCAAGCCCTTCAAGCTCGACGACGTGCGCGAGGCCTTGTCGGACATCGGCGTGCAGGGCATCACGGCGACCGAGGTGAAGGGCTTCGGGCGGCAGAAGGGTCACACCGAGCTCTATCGCGGCGCCGAGTACGTGGTGGATTTTCTGCCCAAGGTGAAGCTCGAGGTCGCGGTGGAGACGAGCCAGGTCGACTCGGTGCTGGAGGCCATCGTGAAGGCGGCGCAGACCGGCAAGATCGGCGACGGCAAGATCTTCGTGTTCGATCTCGAGCAGGCAATTCGTATCCGGACGCGCGAAACCGGCGCGGACGCGTTGTAA
- a CDS encoding ammonium transporter, which yields MEALEQLAQLSYALDTFYFLIAGAFVMWMAAGFTMLESGLVRSKNTAEILTKNIALYSVACIMYMLVGYNIMYGEGGAVIPGLSFLIGGDNSVAEVTAGGEDAPYYSNMADFFFQVVFVATAMSIVSGAVAERMKLWAFLVFAVILTGFIYPIQGYWSWGGGFLDELGYADYAGSGIVHMAGATAALAGVLLLGARKGKYGPNGAVHPIPGANLPLATLGTFILWMGWFGFNGGSELKVSDVDSANAVASVFVNTNLAAAGGVIAALITARLMFGKADLTMILNGALAGLVAITAGPDTPSALLAAIIGGIGGVLVVFSIVGLDKLRIDDPVGAISVHGTVGIWGILAVLLSNPEATFFGQIVGILAIFGFVFVASLIVWAILKATMGIRVDPEMEYEGMDLVECGLEAYPEFTGKGAA from the coding sequence GTGGAAGCATTAGAACAACTCGCCCAGTTGAGCTACGCGCTCGACACCTTTTATTTTCTCATCGCCGGCGCGTTCGTGATGTGGATGGCCGCGGGCTTTACCATGCTCGAGTCGGGGCTGGTGCGCTCGAAGAACACCGCCGAGATCCTCACCAAGAACATCGCCCTCTACTCGGTCGCCTGCATCATGTACATGCTGGTCGGCTACAACATCATGTACGGCGAGGGCGGCGCGGTGATCCCCGGCCTGTCGTTCCTGATCGGCGGTGACAACAGCGTCGCCGAGGTCACGGCGGGCGGCGAGGATGCGCCCTACTACTCGAACATGGCCGACTTCTTTTTCCAGGTGGTGTTCGTGGCCACCGCCATGTCGATCGTCTCGGGCGCGGTGGCGGAGCGCATGAAGCTGTGGGCCTTCCTGGTGTTCGCGGTGATCCTCACCGGCTTCATCTATCCCATCCAGGGCTACTGGAGCTGGGGCGGCGGCTTCCTGGACGAACTCGGCTACGCCGACTACGCGGGCTCGGGCATCGTGCACATGGCGGGCGCCACCGCCGCGCTGGCCGGGGTGCTGCTGCTCGGCGCGCGCAAGGGCAAGTACGGCCCCAATGGTGCGGTGCACCCGATTCCCGGCGCCAACCTGCCGCTCGCCACGCTGGGTACCTTCATCCTGTGGATGGGCTGGTTCGGCTTCAACGGCGGTTCCGAGCTGAAGGTGTCGGATGTCGATTCGGCCAACGCCGTGGCGAGCGTGTTCGTCAACACCAACCTCGCGGCCGCGGGCGGCGTGATTGCCGCGCTCATCACCGCGCGCCTCATGTTCGGTAAGGCGGACCTGACCATGATCCTGAACGGCGCGCTGGCGGGCCTGGTGGCCATCACCGCGGGGCCCGACACGCCTTCGGCGCTGCTCGCCGCGATCATCGGCGGAATCGGCGGCGTGCTGGTGGTGTTCTCCATCGTGGGGCTCGACAAGTTGCGCATCGACGATCCGGTGGGCGCCATCTCGGTGCACGGCACGGTGGGTATCTGGGGCATCCTCGCGGTGCTGCTGTCGAACCCGGAGGCCACGTTCTTCGGGCAGATCGTGGGCATCCTGGCCATCTTCGGCTTCGTGTTCGTCGCCAGTCTGATCGTGTGGGCCATCCTCAAGGCGACCATGGGCATTCGCGTCGACCCGGAGATGGAATACGAGGGGATGGACCTGGTGGAGTGCGGCCTGGAGGCCTATCCGGAGTTCACCGGCAAGGGCGCGGCCTAA
- a CDS encoding phosphate-starvation-inducible PsiE family protein, whose translation MLNRRTGLNSLKMVEHAALVIIALATVVAIIQEVVVMIEQLEVRLADLLLLFIYLEVLAMVGMYLRSGQLPVRMPIYIAIVALARYLVLDMKGMDFWELVGVTLGILLLAAAVLVIRYGHVRFPYESYTDEAPAVKPPEPPQRPGG comes from the coding sequence ATGCTCAACCGGCGCACCGGCCTCAACTCGCTCAAGATGGTGGAGCACGCGGCGCTCGTGATCATCGCGCTGGCCACCGTCGTCGCCATCATCCAGGAGGTGGTGGTGATGATCGAGCAGCTCGAGGTCCGCCTGGCCGACCTGCTGCTGCTGTTCATCTACCTGGAAGTGCTCGCCATGGTCGGCATGTACCTGCGTTCCGGGCAGCTGCCCGTGCGCATGCCGATTTATATCGCCATTGTGGCGCTGGCGCGCTACTTGGTGCTGGACATGAAGGGCATGGATTTCTGGGAACTGGTGGGGGTCACCCTGGGGATCCTGCTGCTCGCGGCGGCCGTGCTGGTCATCCGCTACGGTCACGTGCGCTTCCCTTACGAGAGCTATACGGACGAGGCGCCGGCCGTCAAACCCCCCGAACCGCCGCAGCGGCCCGGCGGCTGA
- a CDS encoding DUF167 domain-containing protein yields the protein MPRAPEAPAAAPPFVRPGAAGVELHLKVVPGASRTELAGALGAHLKVRVAAPPEGGKANRAVLALLAERLGTKALELVAGHSHPEKVVRVCGCAALSAAQLARLSERRARRSA from the coding sequence ATGCCGCGCGCACCTGAAGCGCCCGCCGCCGCACCGCCCTTCGTACGCCCCGGCGCAGCGGGTGTGGAGCTGCACCTCAAGGTGGTGCCCGGCGCCTCGCGCACCGAGCTCGCGGGAGCGCTGGGCGCTCACCTCAAGGTGCGCGTGGCGGCCCCACCCGAAGGGGGCAAAGCGAACCGCGCGGTGCTCGCCCTGCTGGCCGAGCGGCTCGGCACCAAGGCGCTGGAACTGGTGGCGGGCCACAGCCATCCCGAGAAGGTGGTGCGCGTATGCGGTTGCGCGGCGCTCAGCGCGGCGCAACTGGCGCGCCTGAGCGAGCGGCGCGCGCGCCGCTCGGCGTAG
- the wrbA gene encoding NAD(P)H:quinone oxidoreductase, which yields MSKILVLYYSTWGHVERMAEAVAEGARAVQGAEVTIKRVPEVMPAETLQRIGAKTDQSWPVAEPDELGDYDALILGTSSRFGNMAGQMRNFLDRTGNLWASGALVGKVGSAFTSTATQHGGQETTLTSIHTTLFHQGMIVVGVPYTCDGLNYVDEMAGGSPYGATTIAKNDGSRWPSEVELDIARFQGRHVAEISERLLRGAR from the coding sequence ATGAGCAAGATACTCGTTCTGTATTACAGCACCTGGGGACACGTGGAGCGCATGGCCGAGGCGGTGGCCGAGGGTGCGCGCGCGGTGCAGGGCGCCGAGGTCACCATCAAGCGCGTACCCGAGGTGATGCCCGCCGAGACGCTGCAGCGTATCGGCGCCAAGACCGACCAGAGCTGGCCGGTGGCCGAGCCCGACGAGCTGGGGGACTACGACGCGCTGATCCTCGGCACCTCCAGCCGCTTCGGCAACATGGCCGGGCAGATGCGCAACTTTCTCGATCGCACCGGGAATCTCTGGGCCAGCGGCGCCCTGGTCGGCAAGGTCGGCAGCGCGTTCACCAGCACCGCCACGCAGCACGGCGGACAGGAGACCACGCTGACCTCGATCCATACCACGCTGTTCCATCAGGGGATGATTGTGGTCGGCGTGCCGTACACCTGCGACGGCCTGAACTACGTGGACGAGATGGCGGGCGGCTCGCCCTACGGCGCCACCACTATCGCCAAGAACGACGGCAGCCGCTGGCCCAGCGAGGTGGAACTGGACATCGCGCGCTTCCAAGGACGGCACGTAGCGGAGATCAGCGAGCGCCTGCTACGCGGCGCCCGCTAG
- a CDS encoding diguanylate cyclase codes for MAAPNRVTRVHPRFGIRQKVILILVSVLLGAMTVSGWWALEQAREDVWTEAEQRGADISRFVAKSLAYNVVGYDYHTLQLLLDSVTGTADVDYARVVGARGNTMAEAGLRRDPAQRRLLFEEPIVLDGMPLGHLELHLSAQPTVSRLQAQTVALLQREAVIILLIAVAEFIALSLIIVRPARRMTNALAGRLDEEGAIIAKLPEVSRDEFGVLAAQFNRLADQLNRANRRLRSRIAAADERLRQSNRELTVQAQELQRMNAELKRISITDALTGLYNRRHFEEILETELALCDRYGDQSSLVLIDIDHFKRINDTYGHAAGDAVLKGLAELLRQQFRKTDVLCRIGGEEFSALCKRTTEAEAMRLAEKLRAAVAERVFALPEGELGITISAGVATVPADTPTLRADIFYQRADAALYLSKKQGRDCVTSAGTHDVRAD; via the coding sequence ATGGCGGCGCCGAATCGAGTGACCCGCGTCCATCCGCGCTTCGGCATTCGGCAGAAGGTTATCCTCATCCTGGTGAGCGTGCTGCTCGGTGCCATGACCGTCAGCGGCTGGTGGGCGCTCGAACAGGCGCGCGAGGATGTATGGACCGAGGCCGAGCAGCGCGGCGCCGATATCAGTCGCTTCGTGGCCAAGTCGCTCGCGTATAACGTGGTCGGCTACGACTACCACACCTTGCAACTCCTCCTCGATTCCGTTACAGGGACGGCCGACGTGGACTACGCGCGCGTGGTCGGCGCGCGCGGCAACACCATGGCCGAGGCCGGACTACGCCGCGACCCGGCGCAGCGGCGGCTGCTGTTCGAAGAGCCGATCGTGCTGGATGGCATGCCGCTAGGCCATCTGGAGCTCCACTTGAGCGCCCAGCCGACTGTCAGTCGCCTGCAGGCACAGACCGTTGCACTGTTGCAGCGCGAGGCGGTCATCATCCTGCTGATCGCGGTCGCCGAGTTCATCGCTTTGTCCTTGATCATCGTGCGGCCCGCGCGGCGGATGACGAATGCCTTGGCAGGCCGGCTGGACGAGGAGGGCGCGATCATCGCCAAGCTGCCCGAGGTGTCGCGGGATGAGTTCGGCGTGCTGGCCGCGCAGTTCAACCGCCTCGCCGACCAGCTCAATCGTGCCAACCGTCGCCTGCGCTCGCGCATCGCCGCCGCCGACGAGCGCCTGCGCCAAAGCAACCGCGAGCTGACGGTCCAGGCACAGGAACTGCAGCGCATGAACGCCGAGCTGAAGCGCATCTCGATCACCGATGCGCTAACCGGCCTGTACAACCGCCGCCACTTCGAGGAGATCCTCGAGACCGAGCTCGCGCTGTGCGATCGCTACGGCGACCAGAGCAGCCTCGTCCTGATCGACATCGACCACTTCAAGCGCATCAACGACACCTACGGACACGCCGCCGGCGACGCTGTATTGAAGGGGCTGGCGGAGCTGCTGCGTCAGCAGTTTCGTAAGACGGACGTGTTGTGTCGCATCGGCGGCGAGGAGTTCAGCGCCCTGTGCAAGCGCACCACGGAGGCCGAAGCGATGCGCCTCGCGGAGAAGTTGCGCGCCGCAGTGGCCGAGCGCGTGTTTGCTTTGCCGGAGGGGGAGCTGGGCATCACCATCAGCGCGGGTGTGGCGACCGTGCCGGCGGACACGCCGACGCTGCGGGCGGATATCTTTTATCAGCGCGCCGATGCGGCGCTGTATTTGAGTAAGAAGCAAGGCCGGGACTGCGTGACCTCGGCCGGCACGCACGACGTGCGGGCCGATTGA
- a CDS encoding PhnD/SsuA/transferrin family substrate-binding protein, with protein MATRRLILLLLLVLLTPFGVRAEAPREELVLGSVAMDIPAIMHRRLLPLTDYLSETVERPVSLRLSPNMEDAIDALAAGTVDLAYLTPVAYLRARERGAELVVKTVTQGKASFQLMIVVREDSLIREVDDLRGKVFAFGDRGAVLQRAVVVGAGLALEEFADYKFIGHYDNIVRGVIAGDFDAGILKDTMAFDWEARGIRILYASPALPPYNISARPGLDPALVARLRAAFLALDVADPAHVPVVAAMDPEYTGFAPIDDAEYDVVRRLIRPFETASSPDSRAARP; from the coding sequence ATGGCGACGCGACGCCTCATTCTCCTGCTGTTGCTCGTCCTGCTCACGCCATTCGGGGTCCGCGCCGAGGCGCCGCGCGAGGAGCTGGTGCTCGGATCCGTCGCTATGGATATCCCCGCCATCATGCACCGGCGTCTGCTGCCGCTCACCGATTATCTGAGCGAGACGGTCGAGCGGCCGGTTTCGCTGCGTCTCTCGCCCAACATGGAGGATGCCATCGACGCCCTCGCCGCCGGCACGGTGGACTTGGCCTACCTCACCCCGGTGGCCTACCTGCGGGCGCGCGAGCGTGGCGCCGAATTGGTGGTGAAGACCGTCACCCAGGGCAAGGCCTCATTTCAGTTAATGATCGTGGTGCGTGAGGACAGCCTCATTCGCGAGGTCGATGACTTGCGCGGCAAGGTGTTCGCGTTCGGCGATCGTGGCGCGGTCCTGCAGCGCGCGGTGGTGGTCGGCGCCGGCCTCGCGCTGGAGGAGTTCGCCGATTACAAGTTCATCGGGCACTACGACAACATCGTGCGCGGGGTGATCGCCGGCGACTTCGACGCCGGCATCCTCAAGGACACCATGGCGTTCGATTGGGAGGCGCGCGGCATTCGCATCCTCTACGCCTCGCCCGCGCTGCCGCCTTATAACATCAGCGCGCGCCCCGGCCTCGATCCCGCGTTGGTGGCGCGGCTGCGCGCGGCGTTCCTTGCACTGGATGTGGCCGATCCCGCCCATGTCCCGGTGGTAGCGGCGATGGACCCCGAGTACACCGGCTTTGCGCCGATCGACGATGCCGAATACGACGTGGTGCGGCGCCTCATCCGCCCGTTCGAGACCGCTTCCAGCCCTGACTCCCGGGCCGCGCGCCCCTGA
- a CDS encoding FAD-binding protein — protein sequence MTHAHDHSQPPPAGLAPEVLAGLRAALPAEALLSEPEELRPYECDGLSAYRALPGAVVLPQDLDQLRAVLRVCHAARVPVIARGAGTGLSGGALPRPDAVVVSLARFSRILDIDPRNRVARVQPGVRNLAISQAAQPHGLYYAPDPSSQIACTIGGNVAENSGGVHCLKYGLTVHNVLGLKVMTLEGELLELGGAALDGPGYDLLALMHGSEGLLGVIVEVTVRLLPIPERAQVVLAAFDSVEQAGTAVARIISAGIIPAGLEMMDRLAIQAAEAYVHAGYPQAEAILLCELDGTNEEVSEQIFQVQQLIQACGATEFRTARSAEERARLWAGRKAAFPAVGRIAPDYYCMDGTISRKHLAQVLARISALAREFGLPVANVFHAGDGNLHPLILYDANLPGQLARAEAFGAKILELCVEVGGTITGEHGVGMEKIDQMCVQFAPPELAQFHAVKAAFDPAGLLNPGKAVPTLHRCAEFGAMHVHGGRLPHPELERF from the coding sequence ATGACGCACGCTCACGACCACAGTCAGCCGCCGCCCGCGGGTCTCGCGCCGGAGGTGTTGGCGGGCCTGCGCGCGGCGCTCCCCGCCGAGGCCTTGCTGTCCGAGCCCGAGGAACTGCGCCCCTACGAGTGCGACGGTCTGTCCGCCTACCGCGCGCTGCCGGGGGCGGTGGTTCTGCCGCAAGACCTCGACCAGTTGCGCGCGGTGCTGCGCGTGTGTCACGCGGCGCGGGTGCCGGTCATCGCGCGCGGCGCCGGGACCGGGCTCTCGGGCGGCGCCCTGCCGCGGCCAGACGCGGTGGTGGTCTCGCTGGCGCGCTTCAGTCGCATCCTGGACATCGACCCGCGGAACCGCGTGGCGCGCGTGCAGCCCGGGGTGCGCAACCTCGCCATCTCACAGGCCGCGCAGCCGCACGGGCTGTACTACGCGCCCGACCCCTCCTCGCAGATCGCCTGCACCATCGGCGGTAACGTGGCCGAGAACTCCGGCGGCGTGCACTGCCTGAAGTACGGCCTCACGGTGCACAACGTGCTGGGGCTCAAGGTCATGACGCTGGAGGGCGAGTTGCTGGAGCTCGGCGGCGCCGCCCTGGATGGGCCGGGCTACGATCTGCTCGCGCTGATGCACGGCTCGGAGGGGCTGCTCGGCGTGATCGTGGAGGTGACGGTGCGGCTGTTGCCGATCCCCGAGCGCGCCCAGGTGGTGCTGGCCGCGTTCGACAGCGTGGAGCAGGCGGGCACCGCGGTGGCGCGCATCATCTCGGCCGGCATCATCCCCGCCGGCCTGGAGATGATGGACCGGCTCGCCATCCAGGCGGCCGAGGCCTATGTGCACGCGGGCTACCCGCAGGCCGAGGCCATTCTGCTGTGCGAGCTCGACGGCACCAACGAGGAGGTCTCCGAGCAGATCTTCCAAGTGCAGCAGCTCATCCAGGCCTGCGGGGCGACCGAGTTTCGCACCGCCCGCTCGGCCGAGGAGCGCGCCCGTCTGTGGGCGGGGCGCAAGGCGGCGTTTCCGGCGGTGGGGCGCATCGCGCCAGACTATTACTGCATGGACGGCACCATCTCGCGCAAGCACTTGGCGCAGGTGCTCGCGCGCATCAGCGCGCTGGCGCGCGAGTTCGGTCTGCCGGTGGCCAATGTGTTCCACGCCGGAGACGGCAACCTGCACCCGCTCATCCTGTACGACGCCAATCTGCCGGGGCAGCTCGCGCGCGCCGAGGCCTTCGGCGCCAAGATCCTCGAGCTGTGCGTGGAGGTCGGCGGCACCATCACCGGCGAGCACGGCGTCGGCATGGAGAAGATCGACCAGATGTGCGTGCAGTTCGCGCCGCCCGAGCTCGCCCAGTTCCATGCCGTGAAGGCGGCCTTCGACCCTGCGGGCCTGTTGAATCCCGGCAAGGCCGTGCCGACCCTGCACCGCTGCGCCGAGTTCGGCGCCATGCACGTGCACGGCGGGCGCCTGCCGCACCCCGAACTGGAGCGTTTCTGA
- the glcE gene encoding glycolate oxidase subunit GlcE gives MRAADADLAAEVAARVAEAAAQGNALRLVAGDTKAALGRAVQGAPLSLAAHRGIVDYEPTELTVTARSGTPLAELETALADEGQMLAFEPPHFGAGATLGGTVACGLSGPRRPYAGALRDHVLGAVIVNGRGEVLRFGGRVMKNVAGYDLARLMCGAHGTLGVLLELSLKVLPRPAEERTLRRPAGAEEALELMNQWAGRPLPLSATCYDGEALSFRLSGAPSAVQAAARRLGGEPVPDAEAYWRGLREQTHGYFRGGTPLWRLSVPPATPVLPLEGRWLYEWGGAQRWYRGSASAEQVRAAALRAGGHATRWRGAEPFQPLPTALAALHRRVKAALDPAEILNPGRLYPDL, from the coding sequence ATGCGCGCCGCCGATGCCGATCTCGCCGCCGAGGTGGCGGCGCGGGTCGCCGAGGCGGCCGCGCAGGGCAACGCCTTGCGGCTGGTGGCCGGTGACACCAAGGCCGCGCTGGGACGGGCGGTGCAGGGCGCGCCGCTGTCGCTCGCCGCGCACCGGGGCATCGTCGACTACGAGCCCACCGAGCTCACCGTGACCGCGCGCAGCGGTACCCCACTCGCGGAACTCGAGACGGCGCTGGCCGACGAGGGGCAGATGCTGGCCTTCGAGCCGCCGCACTTCGGCGCGGGCGCCACGCTCGGCGGCACCGTCGCCTGCGGCCTGTCGGGCCCGCGCCGCCCCTATGCCGGCGCGTTGCGCGACCATGTACTCGGTGCCGTGATCGTGAACGGCCGGGGGGAGGTGCTGCGCTTCGGCGGGCGGGTCATGAAGAACGTGGCCGGCTACGACCTCGCGCGCCTGATGTGCGGCGCGCACGGGACGCTAGGCGTGCTGCTCGAGCTCTCGCTGAAGGTCCTGCCGCGCCCGGCCGAGGAGCGCACCCTGCGCCGTCCGGCCGGGGCGGAGGAGGCGCTGGAGCTGATGAACCAATGGGCCGGTCGGCCGCTGCCGCTGAGTGCCACCTGTTACGACGGCGAGGCGCTCAGCTTCCGCCTCTCGGGGGCGCCGAGTGCCGTGCAGGCGGCCGCGCGGCGGCTCGGCGGCGAGCCGGTGCCGGACGCCGAGGCCTATTGGCGCGGTCTGCGCGAGCAGACCCACGGCTATTTCCGCGGCGGCACGCCGCTGTGGCGCCTGTCGGTGCCGCCCGCCACGCCCGTCTTGCCGCTGGAGGGCCGGTGGCTGTACGAGTGGGGCGGGGCGCAGCGCTGGTATCGCGGCAGCGCGTCCGCCGAGCAGGTGCGCGCCGCGGCGCTGCGCGCCGGCGGCCATGCGACCCGATGGCGCGGCGCCGAGCCGTTCCAACCCCTGCCGACGGCGCTCGCCGCCCTGCACCGGCGCGTGAAGGCCGCGCTCGACCCGGCCGAGATCCTCAACCCCGGCCGCCTCTACCCGGATCTCTGA
- the glcF gene encoding glycolate oxidase subunit GlcF — protein sequence MQTRLADFIKDTPKGKEAEAILRACVHCGFCTATCPTYQLLGDELDGPRGRIYLIKQALEGEAVSERTQRHLDRCLTCRACETTCPSGVRYARLLDIGREVVEARVPRPLGTRIKRTLLRRLLPRRRLVASGLTLGRWLRPWLPTRMRAKVPAAPAAGRAADWPSAVHARKVVLLEGCVQPALAPNIDAAAARVLDRLGISVVRAGAGCCGALSHHLSAEEAALAYARANIDAWWPHIEAGAEAVLVTASGCGVMVKDYGTLLRHDIAYAAKAQRISELLRDPGELIGAEAVAGLALRPGPRPRVAFQAPCTLQHGLRRAAEVEAALRAAGFALTPVPDSHLCCGSAGTYSLLQPTLAERLRADKLAALRSGEPEVIATANIGCLTHLAAATELPVRHWLELLDEQLA from the coding sequence ATGCAGACGCGTCTCGCCGATTTCATCAAGGACACCCCCAAGGGCAAGGAGGCGGAGGCCATCCTGCGCGCCTGCGTGCACTGCGGCTTCTGCACCGCCACCTGCCCGACCTATCAGCTGCTGGGCGACGAGCTGGACGGCCCGCGCGGGCGGATCTACCTGATCAAACAGGCGCTGGAGGGGGAGGCGGTCTCCGAACGCACGCAGCGCCACCTGGACCGCTGCCTGACCTGCCGGGCCTGCGAGACGACCTGCCCCTCGGGGGTGCGCTACGCGCGCCTGCTCGACATCGGCCGCGAGGTGGTGGAAGCGCGGGTGCCGCGCCCGCTGGGCACGCGCATCAAGCGCACGCTGCTGCGGCGCCTGCTGCCGCGCCGGCGCTTGGTCGCGAGCGGGCTGACGCTGGGGCGCTGGCTGCGGCCCTGGTTGCCGACGCGCATGCGGGCCAAGGTGCCCGCGGCGCCCGCCGCCGGCCGCGCCGCCGACTGGCCTAGCGCGGTGCATGCGCGCAAGGTGGTGTTGCTAGAGGGCTGCGTGCAGCCGGCGCTCGCGCCGAACATCGACGCGGCCGCGGCGCGGGTGCTGGATCGTCTGGGGATCAGCGTGGTGCGGGCGGGCGCCGGGTGCTGCGGCGCGCTCAGCCATCACCTGAGTGCGGAGGAGGCCGCGCTGGCCTACGCGCGCGCCAACATCGACGCCTGGTGGCCGCATATCGAGGCCGGCGCCGAGGCCGTGCTGGTCACCGCCAGCGGCTGCGGGGTGATGGTCAAGGACTACGGGACGCTGCTGCGCCACGACATCGCCTATGCCGCCAAGGCGCAGCGCATCAGCGAACTGCTGCGCGACCCGGGCGAGCTGATCGGCGCCGAGGCGGTGGCGGGGCTCGCGCTGCGGCCGGGCCCCCGGCCGCGGGTGGCCTTCCAAGCCCCGTGTACGCTACAGCACGGCCTGCGCCGCGCCGCTGAGGTGGAGGCGGCGCTGCGGGCGGCGGGCTTTGCGCTCACGCCGGTGCCGGACAGCCATCTCTGCTGCGGGTCGGCCGGGACCTATTCCCTGCTGCAGCCGACGCTTGCCGAGCGCCTGCGTGCCGACAAGCTGGCCGCGCTTCGAAGCGGCGAGCCGGAGGTCATCGCCACCGCGAACATCGGCTGCCTGACCCACCTTGCGGCCGCCACCGAGCTGCCGGTGCGCCACTGGCTGGAACTGCTGGACGAGCAGCTCGCCTGA
- a CDS encoding 2-hydroxy-3-oxopropionate reductase, producing MANVGFVGLGIMGRPMALNLLRGGHRLWVHARQPEVMKPLVESGATRCKTCAAVAEHADVLFVCVSDTPDVEQVTVGATGFIQRARPGSVVVDMSTISPKVTREVARRLAERGVDMLDAPVSGGERGAIAGTLSIMVGGKPDVLERVRPLLNLLGKNIVHVGDHGAGQVAKACNQIVVGQTIAAVAEGLLLARAAGADPARVREALLGGMAASRALEVHGERMLVRNFAPGFKARLHQKDLRIALEAAREAGVELPGASLTAQHVDALVEGGAGDLDSAALAEVLERLAVQTLPAAAGGGSR from the coding sequence ATGGCCAACGTCGGATTCGTGGGATTGGGGATCATGGGGCGCCCCATGGCGCTCAACCTGTTGCGTGGCGGTCACCGCCTCTGGGTGCATGCGCGCCAGCCGGAGGTGATGAAGCCGCTGGTCGAGTCGGGCGCCACCCGCTGCAAGACCTGTGCGGCCGTGGCCGAGCACGCCGACGTCCTGTTCGTGTGCGTCTCCGACACCCCCGACGTCGAGCAGGTCACCGTCGGTGCCACCGGCTTCATCCAACGCGCGCGCCCCGGCAGCGTGGTGGTGGACATGAGTACCATTTCGCCCAAGGTAACGCGGGAGGTGGCGCGGCGCTTGGCCGAGCGCGGCGTGGACATGCTCGACGCCCCGGTGTCGGGCGGTGAGCGCGGGGCCATCGCCGGCACCTTGTCGATCATGGTGGGCGGCAAGCCGGACGTGCTCGAACGCGTGCGCCCGCTGCTGAATCTGCTGGGCAAGAACATCGTGCACGTGGGCGACCACGGCGCCGGTCAGGTCGCCAAGGCCTGCAACCAGATCGTGGTCGGGCAGACCATCGCCGCGGTGGCCGAGGGACTGCTGCTCGCGCGGGCGGCGGGGGCCGATCCGGCGCGGGTACGCGAGGCGCTGCTCGGCGGTATGGCCGCCAGCCGCGCGCTGGAGGTGCACGGCGAGCGCATGCTGGTGCGCAACTTCGCGCCCGGCTTCAAGGCGCGCCTACATCAAAAGGACCTGCGCATCGCCCTGGAGGCGGCGCGCGAGGCGGGCGTGGAACTACCCGGCGCGAGCCTGACGGCGCAGCATGTCGATGCGCTGGTGGAAGGCGGCGCGGGAGACCTCGATTCCGCGGCCCTGGCCGAGGTCCTGGAGCGGCTTGCGGTGCAGACGCTACCGGCCGCCGCCGGGGGCGGTTCGCGTTAA
- a CDS encoding heme-binding protein gives MLMFASGASAQTGTLRIEVLADEAELAATPGVLRVGGGLPIEVAGQFYGAIGASGVPRRQTAGERTRPAPARGWRRCRP, from the coding sequence ATGCTGATGTTCGCTAGCGGGGCGTCCGCGCAGACCGGCACCCTGCGTATCGAAGTGCTGGCGGACGAGGCGGAACTGGCGGCCACGCCGGGGGTGCTGCGGGTGGGCGGCGGCCTGCCCATCGAGGTGGCGGGGCAGTTCTACGGCGCGATCGGCGCGTCCGGGGTGCCGCGGCGTCAGACGGCCGGCGAACGGACGAGGCCTGCGCCCGCGCGGGGGTGGAGGCGGTGCAGACCTTGA